The Mycolicibacterium cosmeticum sequence CGCCGATCAGCACCAACCTCGACCGCCCGGTGAAGGCCCGCTCGATCACCCGCCACTGCACCGGGTCGGTGTCCTGGAATTCGTCGACCATGACGATCGGCCAGCGCTGCGGCATCCGGACCCGGGCCGCCGATCCCGGGCTGTCCAGTGCGGTCGCCAGCCGGGTCAACAGATCGTCGTAGCCGAGAATGCCCCTGCGCCGCTTGCGGATCTCCAATTCGGCCAGCACATCTCGTGCGAACGCCAGGCACACCGCCGCGTACGAGTCCGGTTCCGGGTCGACCGGCCGCAACTCGGTGGCGGGATTGTTCGCCACCTCCCGCGCCAGTTTGAGCGCGGCGCGGTAACCCAAGACCGGGTCGTCGCGTTGCATGCCGAAATGCGCCAGGTACACATCGTCGACGATCTCGGTCACCAGCTCGTCGAGGTTCTCCACCAGTGTCACGGCGCTGTCGCTGTCACCGGCCACCCCAAGCGATTTCAGCACGACGTGACAGAACTGGTGCGTGGTGGCGATGGTCGCGGCGTCGAACCCGGCCAGCGCGTCGTGCAGGCGCAATCGCCGCTCCGGCCGGTCGGCGGCGACGAGGTGGCGCTCCAGGTCGTTGCACGCCCGCGCCGGATCGTCGATGGCGACCAGCGCGCTGACGATCTGGGCGCGCACCCGTTCGCGTAGTTCCTGGCTGGCCGATCTGCTGAAGGTGATCAGCAGCATCTCGTCGAGCGTGGCCACTCCTTCGGCGACCATCCGGGTCACCAGACCGGCGAGGGCGAACGTCTTGCCGGTTCCCGCGCTGGCCTCCAACACCGTCGTCGACAATGGCGCGGGCAGCGGGCCGAGCAAATCGAAAGTCTTCACCGCGAACCGCTTTCCGCGCGCAACAGCGGCAACCACAGGCGCTGGGCGTACTCGTCGAGTCCGCTCAGGTCGGCGAGCCGGGCGCCGCGTCCCCACACCCGTTCGACGGCCTTGTCCTCGCATTCGTTCTTCCAGCGGTAGCCGGCGGCCTGCTCGGGATCGTCGCCGGCCTCGCGGGCCATCGCCCACGCATATGACGTCTTGACCGGCAGCGGCAGTGGGGTCCGGCGGCCCTCGTCGTACAGCGCGACCAGGTCGCGTAGCACCGGCAACGGGGCGTCCGGTGCCTGCAGCATCTGCACCCGCGGTGTGGTGCCCCGCCTGGGCCGGCCGACGCAGGTGGCCGACCAGGATCGATTCGGCTCCGCCGCGGCCAAGGCGAGCAACGGAATCCAGGAGGTGAGCAGATGTTTGCCGTCCAGTTTGGAGTAGGTCACCGCCGTCAACCGGTTCCCGAACACCGGGGTCACGGTGCCGGTCAACCGCCGGCCCGGCCCCAGTTCGACATCCACGTCGAAGACCGCGGCTTCGGTGGTGCGGTGCCGAAGCGCCTCGGCGGCCAGCTCGGCCGCCTGATCCCGGATCTCGATGGCGCGCCGCCAGCCGAGCCGGCCCGGCGGTAGCGTGCCGCGTCGCCATTCGGCTTGTTGGGCGTCCTGCGGTGTCAAACCGGCCATGATGTCCGCCAACATCCGGTCGCCCACCGTCCACTCCTCGAGCGCGTCGATGGCCACCGGCATCTCGTCGGACACCCCGTCGACGTCCCACGGCAACGTGTAGTCCAGCGCGCGGAAGAAACCCTTGATCGGGTCGTTGAAGAACCGGATCAGTTCGGGCAGTTCGACATCGGCGACCGGCGGCGCGGGCAGCGGGCCGGAGACGAACACCGGCCGCGGTTCGCGATGCCCGGACATCGCCTTCGCCGCGGTCAGCGCCGTCGGGTCGAAGGTGAAGGGCCGGCCGTTCTCGTCCGGCTCGACGTTGCGGATGTCGAAGGGCTGCAACGGGTGTCGGGTCAGCACCGATACCTCGCCGGAGCAGGTGAGGTCCAAGGTGTCCAGCAGTTCGGCGACCGGCACCGCGGGCGGGCGAATCTGGCCGGTGTATTCGTTGGCGCCGGTGTAGGTGATCACCAGCGTCTCGGTGGCGGCGCCGATCGCATCCAGCAGCAGCTGCCGATCCTCCGAGCGGATGTCGCGCTCGCCGGTCATCGGGTCGCGCGCCAGGATGTCGTCGCCGTCGACCGCGCCCAACCGGGGGAACGTCCCGTCGTCGAGCCCCACCAGGCACACCACCCGGTGCGGAACCGACCGCATCGGGACCATGGTGCACACCGTCAGCGTGCCGGTGCGGAAGTTGGAGCGGGTGGGCCGTCCCGCCAACCGCCGGTCCAGCAGCGCGCGAATATCGCTGAGCCGCAACGGCGTGGCGCCATCTGCGGTGTCGAGAATGTCGGTGAACTCCTGTTGCGCTTGAGCCCGTGGCCAGTCCTCGTCGTCGCGGGCCAGCGCATCGATGCCGTCGAGCAGCGCGTGTAACCAGTCGGCCAGGGGCCGGGTGCCGCCGAGTGCGACGACGGTCCGGTGCAGTTGTTCGACGAATTCGGCGAACCGGCCGGCCAATTCGACGCGGTTGCTGCTGACGTCGTCCAGCGGCAAGGTGGTGTCCAGCCAGGTTCGTGAATCATCGGACAGCGCGACGCCCGCGAGCACCCGATCCAGTCCGAAACGCCAGGTGTTGTGCAGGAATTCGACACCGTAGGGGGCGCGGTGCTGCTGGTCGAAACCCCAGCGGATATTGGCCTCGCGGACCCATGCGGTCACCGCGTCCAGGTCGTCATCGGTGAACCCGAACCGCGCACGCACCGGTGCGGTCGCGGCCAGGTTGAGCACCTCACTGGCGGAGGCGCGCCCACCGGCGAGGCTCAGCAGTTGCGCGGCGACTGCGAGCAGCGGATTGGTCTGCACCAGCGCCCGGTCGGCCAGCCGGACCCGTAACCGGTGGGCGGGGTGGGCGCCGTGCACCACTTCGCCCAGCCCGAAACCCGCCGAGATCAGCGACGCGAAGGTCTCGATATCCGGGCACATCACCAGGATGTCGCGTGGTTCCAGGGTGGGGTCGTCGGCGAGCAGGCCCAGCAGGACCTCGCGGAGCACGTCGACCTGGCGGGCCGGGCCGTGGCAGGCGTGCACCTGCACGGACCGGTCGGTGAGCCGGAATGTCCGACCATCGGGGCGCAGCCGGTCGGCGGCGATATCGGACTGCAGCCAGCCCAGCAACGTGTCCGGATGCGTTGGGGCGGGCAGGTATTCGTCCGATGCCGGGATGGGGAGTGCACGCTGTAGCTCCCGCAGGTCCCGGCCGAGGGTGGCCAGCAGGGGATGTCCGACGCCGCGATGACTGGTGTCCTCGCGGCGGGGGATGCGGCCCTCGTGGTCGGTGAGCGAGCGCCACATGCGATCGCTGGGGTGGGGGAGCCACAGGTGCAGGTCGTGATGGGTGGACAGGGCGCCGAGCAGTTCGATCTCGGTGGCGGGCAGTCGGGTGTGCCCGAACAGCGACAGCCGTTGCGGCAGCTGATCCGATGGTCCTTCCCGTAGTCGCGCAAGGGTTTTCGTGTGCCGGACGTGTGGTGGGTCGGTGTCCATCCGGGCCAGCAGGGCCTGCCACAGCGGGGGCTGCCAGGCCAGGTCGGCATCCACGCCCGCCCAGTCGACGAGCAGTTCGGGCCGCTGGCGTGCGTAGGACGCGAACAGCCCGGCCAGCCTGCGCGCCACCGCGTAGCGGCGGCCCTGCCGCAGTTCGCGCTCCTCACCGGTCTCGAAGTGGCCGAGGTGGGCGGCCAGGGTGGCGCACCACGGCTGGTCCAGGTTCTCGTCGATGGTGGCCAGCAGTGGCCACACCAGCGCGTCGGGCGACCATGGATCGCGCTGCGAGGTGCCGACGAGCTCGCCGATCAACGAGCGAGGACTGCGGAACCGCACACCGGCGCACACACCCAGACGGTCCGACAACCGTTGGCTGAGCCAGCGTTCCACGCCCTTGGCGGGCACCAGGACCAGTTCCTGGGCGAACGGGTCGGGCAGTGGCCGGGACAGCAGCGCACCCAAGCCGTCGGCGAGCAGATCCGTGCGCTCGGCGCGGTGCAGGTGCAGGGCCATCGCGAGTCACGATAGTCACTCCCGGGCGGGGACCGGAGCACGTATCTGATTGCCCGCCTCCGAGCGACTTTTCAGCGACAGCTGCTCCCCGCGTCACCGCCTGCCCCGGCGCGCCAGACCTATGTGCTGATTGCCCGCCTCCGAGCGACTTTTCAGCGACAGGGCGAACTTGTCGGAGGCGCGTATGAACATGGCGGCATGTCCACGTATCTACGGGTCAGAGGTGTCGAGTTGCGATACGTGCTGACCTGGCTGCTCGCCCATGAGGGGCCGGCGACGGTGGCCGAGCTGATCGACCGGCTGGTGCGCTACGGGTTCGACGTCGGGGGCCGGCCGTCGAAGACGGTGTCCGACGCGCTGCGCTGGGAGATGGGCCACGGCAGGGTGTGGCCCCGGGGCCGCGGCCGCTACCGTTTCGGGGAGATGCCGAGAGCCACCGAGTACCGGATCGAGAAGCGCGTGCGCGGTCTGCTCGTCCGCGCGGACGCGCTCGCCCGTGAGGCGCCGCCCTGACGCCCGGGCTTGTCGCTGAAAAGTCGCTCGGAGGCGGGCAATCGGCACATAGGTCTGCGGGACCGCCCCGGCCGTCGGCCCGCCGCGCCCTACTTCAACGTGAGCGCGAACTCCTCGGCCAGGCCGTCGATACCGGCGCGGATGGCCTCGATGGCCGATGCGCGGGCCTTGGCCTTGCTGGCGACGTGCGCCTTGAGGTTCAGGGTCGCGGCGTACTCGGCCGCCACCGCCTGCGCCCGGCCCAACACGTCGTCGCGGTCGACGATCTCGTCGAGCCAGCCGGCCGCGATCGCGGCGTCGCCCGAGAAGGTGGCCGCCACGGATACGGCGCGGGAGAACGCGGCACGGGTCAGGCGCATCCGCATGATCTCGACGGCCGAGATCGGCAGCGTCATCCCGATCGCCACCTCGTTGGCCTGGCAGCGGGATTTCTCCGACCCCACCCGGTGGTCCCCGCTGAGCAACAGGAACGAGCCCATGGCGATGGCGGGCCCGGTGGCCGCCATCACGATCGGTGCCGGAAAGCTCAAGGCCCGCACCGACAGTTCGAATCCGGCGGTCAGCATCGCCAGTCCGGCGGCGGGGTCGCCCGAGGCGAACACGCTCAATTCGAAACCGCCGCTGAACACCCGGGAATTGCCGGCCAGCACCACGGCTTTCACGGTGCCCGCCGAGATGTCGGCCTCCGCCTGATCCAGCGCGCCGTTGACCGTCGCCAGCATGGTGGGCGACAGCGCGTTGACCTTGCCGTCGTCCAACGTGATCGTCGCGACGGATTCGTTGACCGAGTAACTCACCGGGGTCGTCATGGAGCGGATGTTACGGAGCGTGGTTGCGAATTCCGATGGCGGGGCTCGAGTGATGTCTGCCGCCGGGCCGCTTGTCATCGATCCACGGGAAGTCGAGCTCGGTGGTCTGGTCGACCTGGCGGGTCCGCCAACGGTCCTGGGTTTCGCGCACCGCGCGGTTCATCCGGTCGATCTCGGCCCGGAACACCTCGGGCCGGGTTTCCTTGGATGCGTAGTGGAAGTAGGTGAGCAGGCTGCGCAGCAGCTCCAGCTTCTGCTTCTCCCGTTTGGCCAGATCGTGGTTGAGCATCAGGTCGAGGCGTTGGGCCGGCGGCAGGCTCTCCCAGTCGAGCGCCACCGCGGACGTGTATTCCTGCGGCTTGCCCTTGTCACCCGAGGGACGGTCGCGGTAGGTCAGGGTGCCGTCGAATCGCGACCGGATCTCGCCGCCGAGTTCTGCCCGGCTGATCGCCGAATCCCAAACGGTTCGCCACTCCTGGCCGGGCGCCAGCTGTTTGAGTTCGCTGGGGAGGCGGAGTTCGCCGATCTCCGGTGGCCCGTCGTCGTAGGCGTCCTCGTAGCGACCCACGGTCAGCGGGGCGGGGAAGTCGAATTCGACATCGTGTGCCGCGGACTTGCCGAAGTTACGCACCACCAGCTCGATGACGTGCCAGTCGGTGGCGCTGGGCTCCATGTACATCACCACGTGGGGGCGCAATTCGTCACGCTTGAGCTGGCGGTTTCGTTTGATCACCCGTGCCACGAAGATGA is a genomic window containing:
- a CDS encoding crotonase/enoyl-CoA hydratase family protein — its product is MTTPVSYSVNESVATITLDDGKVNALSPTMLATVNGALDQAEADISAGTVKAVVLAGNSRVFSGGFELSVFASGDPAAGLAMLTAGFELSVRALSFPAPIVMAATGPAIAMGSFLLLSGDHRVGSEKSRCQANEVAIGMTLPISAVEIMRMRLTRAAFSRAVSVAATFSGDAAIAAGWLDEIVDRDDVLGRAQAVAAEYAATLNLKAHVASKAKARASAIEAIRAGIDGLAEEFALTLK
- the recC gene encoding exodeoxyribonuclease V subunit gamma: MALHLHRAERTDLLADGLGALLSRPLPDPFAQELVLVPAKGVERWLSQRLSDRLGVCAGVRFRSPRSLIGELVGTSQRDPWSPDALVWPLLATIDENLDQPWCATLAAHLGHFETGEERELRQGRRYAVARRLAGLFASYARQRPELLVDWAGVDADLAWQPPLWQALLARMDTDPPHVRHTKTLARLREGPSDQLPQRLSLFGHTRLPATEIELLGALSTHHDLHLWLPHPSDRMWRSLTDHEGRIPRREDTSHRGVGHPLLATLGRDLRELQRALPIPASDEYLPAPTHPDTLLGWLQSDIAADRLRPDGRTFRLTDRSVQVHACHGPARQVDVLREVLLGLLADDPTLEPRDILVMCPDIETFASLISAGFGLGEVVHGAHPAHRLRVRLADRALVQTNPLLAVAAQLLSLAGGRASASEVLNLAATAPVRARFGFTDDDLDAVTAWVREANIRWGFDQQHRAPYGVEFLHNTWRFGLDRVLAGVALSDDSRTWLDTTLPLDDVSSNRVELAGRFAEFVEQLHRTVVALGGTRPLADWLHALLDGIDALARDDEDWPRAQAQQEFTDILDTADGATPLRLSDIRALLDRRLAGRPTRSNFRTGTLTVCTMVPMRSVPHRVVCLVGLDDGTFPRLGAVDGDDILARDPMTGERDIRSEDRQLLLDAIGAATETLVITYTGANEYTGQIRPPAVPVAELLDTLDLTCSGEVSVLTRHPLQPFDIRNVEPDENGRPFTFDPTALTAAKAMSGHREPRPVFVSGPLPAPPVADVELPELIRFFNDPIKGFFRALDYTLPWDVDGVSDEMPVAIDALEEWTVGDRMLADIMAGLTPQDAQQAEWRRGTLPPGRLGWRRAIEIRDQAAELAAEALRHRTTEAAVFDVDVELGPGRRLTGTVTPVFGNRLTAVTYSKLDGKHLLTSWIPLLALAAAEPNRSWSATCVGRPRRGTTPRVQMLQAPDAPLPVLRDLVALYDEGRRTPLPLPVKTSYAWAMAREAGDDPEQAAGYRWKNECEDKAVERVWGRGARLADLSGLDEYAQRLWLPLLRAESGSR